A part of Aegilops tauschii subsp. strangulata cultivar AL8/78 chromosome 2, Aet v6.0, whole genome shotgun sequence genomic DNA contains:
- the LOC109739776 gene encoding aspartic proteinase nepenthesin-1-like, with protein sequence MSVLYACKLCLLLVLLNSASHTVAGTVAPPTPSAGFSLPIVSNHNTAGMLGQLGANLTSIGPHIAPVGWPLYGVLVGVGSGQTRHFYKLGLDLVSNLTWMQCQPCVPEVRQEGAVFDSALSPRYKHMKPTDPKCTAPYTPSGRNRCSFYTTSWNVAAHGYLGSDTFAFAGSPSAGGGHNRDVDNLILGCAHTTHGFERLSHNILAGVLSLSRHPTSFMSQLTARGLTDSRFSYCLFPGQSHPNTRHGFLRFGRDIPRHDHAQSTSLLFTGSGYGQSSMYYIRIVGISLNRKKLNGVKTAMFRRDLQTRRGGSVIDPGTPLTRLVRAAYDVVEAEVAADMHKQGARRSTVPVQGYHLCFGSWGHVHFPSLTFNLYEEAARLFIKPELLFVRVNHEHLCFAVVPDEEMTVIGAAQQVDTRFTFDLPGNRLYFAQEHCSADTHPTV encoded by the coding sequence ATGTCTGTTTTATATGCTTGTAAGCTCTGCCTCCTCCTTGTTCTGCTGAATTCGGCCAGCCACACCGTCGCCGGCACTGTGGCACCACCGACACCGAGCGCGGGATTCAGTCTGCCTATCGTGTCCAACCACAACACTGCTGGCATGCTCGGGCAGCTTGGCGCGAACCTCACGAGCATAGGTCCGCACATAGCCCCCGTGGGGTGGCCCTTGTACGGCGTCCTCGTCGGCGTCGGCTCCGGCCAAACCCGGCACTTCTACAAGCTCGGGCTGGACCTCGTCAGCAATCTGACTTGGATGCAGTGCCAGCCCTGCGTGCCTGAGGTTCGGCAGGAGGGCGCCGTCTTCGACTCTGCTTTGTCCCCTCGCTACAAGCACATGAAGCCCACAGACCCCAAGTGTACGGCCCCCTACACCCCCTCCGGCAGGAACCGGTGCAGCTTCTACACCACCTCCTGGAACGTCGCCGCGCACGGCTACCTCGGCAGCGACACGTTTGCCTTCGCAGGCAGCCCCAGCGCAGGAGGAGGACACAACAGGGACGTCGACAACCTCATCTTGGGCTGCGCACACACGACACACGGGTTCGAGCGCCTGAGCCACAACATTCTCGCCGGGGTCCTGAGCTTGAGCAGGCACCCGACGTCGTTCATGAGCCAGCTCACCGCACGCGGGCTGACGGACTCGCGGTTCTCATATTGCCTCTTCCCCGGACAGAGCCACCCCAACACCAGGCACGGGTTCCTCCGCTTTGGCCGCGACATCCCGAGGCACGACCATGCGCAGAGCACGTCGCTGCTGTTCACTGGATCGGGCTACGGCCAAAGTAGCATGTACTACATCCGCATCGTCGGCATCAGCTTGAACAGGAAAAAGCTTAACGGGGTAAAGACGGCGATGTTTAGGCGGGATCTACAAACCCGTCGCGGGGGGTCCGTCATCGACCCCGGGACTCCCCTGACCAGGCTGGTTCGCGCGGCGTATGACGTCGTGGAGGCCGAGGTCGCGGCGGACATGCACAAGCAGGGGGCGCGCCGCTCGACGGTGCCGGTGCAGGGGTACCACCTCTGCTTTGGCTCGTGGGGCCACGTGCACTTTCCGAGCTTGACCTTCAACCTGTACGAAGAAGCGGCGAGGCTTTTTATCAAGCCGGAACTGCTGTTCGTGAGGGTGAACCATGAGCACCTGTGCTTCGCCGTCGTGCCGGACGAGGAGATGACGGTGATTGGCGCGGCGCAGCAGGTGGACACGCGGTTCACATTTGACCTCCCGGGGAATCGTCTCTACTTTGCCCAGGAGCATTGTAGTGCTGACACTCACCCAACTGTCTAG
- the LOC109739780 gene encoding uncharacterized protein isoform X2, whose translation MACALLPAGVAAVLPSPRRSAAASKGQRSQVACTNQLHWKQPLSELHRPRSLVGCCTCSVLGAQIVISGYWIGPEVEDGCGHVHAILQRIG comes from the exons ATGGCGTGCGCGCTGCTGCCTGCAGGTGTGGCCGCGGTCCTACCGTCTCCTCGccggagcgccgccgcctcgaag GGACAGCGGAGTCAAGTTGCGTGCACGAACCAGCTTCACTGGAAGCAGCCTTTAAGTG AGCTCCACAGACCCAGGAGCCTTGTTGGCTGCTGCACATGTTCAG TTCTAGGTGCGCAGATAGTTATCTCTGGCTACTGGATTGGTCCCGAGGTGGAAGATGGTTGTGGTCACGTTCATGCCATTctgcaaagaattggctga
- the LOC109739780 gene encoding uncharacterized protein isoform X1: MACALLPAGVAAVLPSPRRSAAASKGQRSQVACTNQLHWKQPLSELHRPRSLVGCCTCSGSSTGAAMSRSVDAVSFHADVSLRDPVDAVLGAQIVISGYWIGPEVEDGCGHVHAILQRIG; encoded by the exons ATGGCGTGCGCGCTGCTGCCTGCAGGTGTGGCCGCGGTCCTACCGTCTCCTCGccggagcgccgccgcctcgaag GGACAGCGGAGTCAAGTTGCGTGCACGAACCAGCTTCACTGGAAGCAGCCTTTAAGTG AGCTCCACAGACCCAGGAGCCTTGTTGGCTGCTGCACATGTTCAGGTTCGTCGACAGGAGCAGCTATGTCAAGATCTGTAGATGCTGTAAGTTTTCATGCCGATGTATCTCTGAGAGACCCTGTGGATGCAGTTCTAGGTGCGCAGATAGTTATCTCTGGCTACTGGATTGGTCCCGAGGTGGAAGATGGTTGTGGTCACGTTCATGCCATTctgcaaagaattggctga